One Streptomyces umbrinus genomic window, ATGGACGACCCGGGCGACGGCTCCGCCACCCATCTCACCCGCAGCGGCGAACTGGTCGGTTCCCTGGACTACCTGGCACCCGAGCGGGCGCAGGGCCATGAACCGGGTCCCGCCTCCGACATCTGGGCCCTGGGCGCCACGCTGTATGCGGCCGTCGAGGGGGCCTCGCCGTTCCGGCGTACGTCGACCTGGTCCACGCTCACGGCGATCGTGGTCGAACCGCTGCCGGAGCCGCAGCGCGCCGGACCGCTCGGTCCCGTCCTGCAGCAACTGATGCACAAGCAGCCGGAGTCCCGCCCGGACGCCGACGAAGCGAGCCGCCTGCTGCAAGCGGTGGCGGACGCCACCACCAGCCCCGACTCGGCGACCACGGGCCTGCGCCCGCCCGCGCCCCGGCCGCGCGAGGCGACCGAGCGGAGCGTGCCGGCGGTGCCGCCGGGCTTCGGCCCGCCGGAGTCGGGCGGCGCGGGCTTCGGACCCGCGGGCGAGCACAGGGCGGAAGCCGGGTCGTTCGGCGGCTCCGCGCCCGGCGCTCCGGCGACGGGTCACTCAGGCTTCGGCGCCCCGGAACCGGCCGGGGCCGCGGGCCCGGGTGCAGGAGCAGCCGCGTTCGGCGCAGCGGGCGTCGGCGGGACCGGGCCCGGAGCCTCCGGAGCCGGAGGAGGCCAGCCGGGGCCCGCAGGTCCGGCGACGGACGGGACGGGCGCCTCGGCATCGCCTTCCGCGGCGAGCGGTTCCGGGCCCGGATTCCCGGACGCGGGCCCGACAGCACCCGGGGCCCAGCAGGCAGGCGGCCACGGCACCCCCTCGGCCGTGGGCTCCTCCGCGCCACCCCCGATGGCCGGGCCGGGCTTCGGTCCGCCCGAGTCGATGGCTCAGCCCGCCGTTCCGGCCGGCCTCCGGCGCCATAAGGGCCGGGTCCTTCTCGCCGCCGCCGCGGTCACCGTCGTGCTGGCCGCGACCGGCGTCACCGTCGCTCTCATGAACGGCGGCGACGAGTCGAAGTCCACCGCCGGGCCCAGGGCCTCCCAGGGCGGCGACGCCACCCCGTCAGAGGGCGCGAGCCGTGGCTCGATCGACCTGTCGGACGACACCAAGCCCACGGAGCAGGGCGACAAGAAGGAGTCGGCGAAGCCGAGCGAGAAGCCGGATCGCACCGAGGACACCAAGCCCACGGACAAGGCATCGACTCCCTCGCCCGAGCCCAGCAACGGCGGTACGACGGGCGGTGGTTCGGACGGCGGCACGACCGGTGGAGGCGGCGAGTCCAGCCCCGCCCCGGTCTGCCACGCCATCGGCGGCGGCAAGTACAACTGCGAGGTCTGGAAGACGTCCAAGTCCTACACCGCGGCCGGCGCCGAGGCGGGCACTCTCAACGCGGGCACCAACTACTTCTACTGCCAGCAGAACCTCGGCCGCCGTGAGACCTACGGCGAGTGGACGAACGTCTGGTGGGCGAAGACCGACGACGACAGCGGCAACACGAACGTCTTCGTCAGCGACGTCTACATCAAGGGCGGCGACAACGACGCGCCGGTCCCGGGGCTGCCGGTCTGCTGACCGGGCAGGTACTTCTCCAGTCCGGAGGCCGTTGTCCACCCCTCCTCGGCGAACAGCCGGGTGCCCGCGGTGCACAGCCGCAGATCGCCGCGCGCCCGGGCACAGAACTCCTCGGGCGTGGCGCCGAACAGGTCCCGCAACCGCGGTGACCGGCCGAGGAGTTGGGTGAGCAGCGGCCGCTCGCCGGGATGCCTCAGCGGCGTCCCCGTACCGTCGTGGAGGACTCCGCGCCGGTTGACGTAGAGGTGGGCGCCGTCGAGCGCGGCGCCCGACTCCAACTCGATCCGGACGTCGGAGGCGGGCAGCGACACACGGTCGTACGCCCCCGCCGGCGCCGTGACGCCCTCGCTCGCGTCGACCGCCGCGAGTTGTGCGGGGTCCAGCCAGGTGATGAACAGCTCGCGGGTGTGCCCGGGTGCGCAGAAGGGCGACGCGGACACGTACCCCATCGCGCTGACGTGCGCCGAGACGCCCACCTCCAACCCGGTGACCCGCGCCTTCACCAGCGGGATCGGGGACGACAGCTCGTAATCCCGCATCTTGTGCCGGAGTTGCGCGGGGCAGGCGTTGGAGCCGACCGCGAGGACCGGGACGCGGCCCGGGAACGTGTGGCCGGTGAGGGGCAACAGCCGGTCCCCGTCCAGGAGTCCGGATTCCTCGGGCCAGGCGCCCGGATACGTCAGCGGACGGTCGCGTGGCGCCTCGGCCAGGCCGAGGGCTTCCAGCGTGCGGGCGGCGTACGGGTCGCGGGCCGTCATGTGTCAGCCCGAGGGCGGCAGTTCGCCCGAGCCGCGGGTGATCAGACGCGTCGGGAGTTCGATGCGTTCGGGAAGGACGAGCGAGCCGTCGAGCTGACGGAAGAGGCGCTCCGCGGCGGTGCGGCCGAGCTGCGCGGCGTCCTGGGCGACGACGGTGACCCCGGGCTGGAGGAGGTCGGCGAGCTCGATGTCGTCGAAACCGACCAGGGCCACCGGGCGGGAACCCTCGGCGATGACGCGCACGGCCGTGACCGTCACACGGTTGTTGCCCGCGAAGATCGCCGTGACGGGGGAGGGGCCAGAAAGCATGTCCTCGGCCGCCTTGCGCACCCGCTGCGGGTCGGTGACGCCCAGGGACATCCAGGCGTCCTCCACCGGAATACCGGCGTCCTCCATGGCGGCGCGATAGCCGCGCAGACGCTCGGCGGAGGTGTGGATGCGCGGCATGTCACCGATGAACCCGATCCGGCGGTGGCCGTGCGCGATGAGGTGGGCGACGCCGTCGCGCGCACCGCCGAAGCTGTCGGAGAGCACGACGTCCGCGTCGATCTGTCCGGCGGGGCGGTCCACGAAGACCGTGGCGACACCCGCCTTTATCTCGGGCTCCAGATAGCGGTGGTCGTCACCGGCCGGGATGATCACGAGCCCGTCCACGCGACGCGCGCACAGCGCGAGGACCAGCTCCTGCTCGCGGTCCGGGTCCTCGGCGCTGGAGCCGTTGATCAACAGGGCGCCATGGGCGCGGGCCACTTCCTCGACCGCCCGGCTCAGCGGGCCGTAGAACGGGTCCGCCAGATCCTCCAGTACGAGGCCGATGCTCGCCGTACGCCCCTTGCGGAGCACCCGAGCGCTGTCGTTGCGCCGGAAGCCCAGCGCGTCGATCGCCTCCTGCACCCGGCGCTCGGTGTCCGGGGTGACTCCTGGCTCGCCGTTGACTACACGCGATACCGTCTTCAGGCCGACTCCGGCACGCGCCGCGACGTCCTTCATCGTGGGACGGTTGCCGTAGCGGCTCTCGGTTCGGCGGGCGGTCTCGGCCACGATGCGCTGTCCTGTCCTGTAGTCCATGGGGCTGCGTCGGTCCTGAGGATGCTCGGTTGGTCGCCAGATCGGGGTGTGGCGTCGAGCATAGAGCCTGGACAACGTTGTCAGATGCGGGAGAGACTGTCCATCGCAATCTCCGGCCTACCCTTCCTCACTGCGAGACCGGCCTGCCCTTTTCTCATGGTCCAAATGGGATCCAAACGGGAGAACTCACACTGATGCACACCGACCTCGTGGCCGCGCTCGACATCGGCGGCACCAAGATCGCCGGAGCGCTGGTGGACGGCCACGGCCGGATCCTGCTGCGCGCCCAGCGGCCGACGCCCGCGCAGGAGGGCGGCGAGACCGTCATGGCGGCCGTCGACGCCGTGCTCGGCGAACTGACCGTCTCGCCGCTGTGGAGCCGCGCCACGGCCATCGGCATCGGCAGCGCGGGCCCGGTGGACGCCTCGGCGGGCACCGTGAGCCCTGTGAACGTGCCCGGCTGGCGCGACTACCCCCTCGTCGAGCGGGTCCGGGCCGCCACGGCAGGGCTGCCCGTCGAGCTGATCGGCGACGGAGTGGCGATCACCGCGGCCGAGCACTGGCAGGGCGCGGCCCGCGGACACGACAACGCGCTCTGCATGGTCGTCTCGACCGGTGTCGGAGGCGGTCTCGTCCTGGGCGGACAGCTGCACCCCGGACCCACCGGCAACGCCGGTCACATCGGCCACATCAGCGTGGAGCTCAACGGCGACCGCTGCCCGTGCGGGTCCCGCGGCTGTGTCGAGCGCATCGCGAGCGGCCCGAACATCGCGCGCCGCGCCATCGAGGGCGGCTGGCAGCCCGGGGTGGAGGGCGACACCTCGGCGGCCGCCGTGGCCGCCGCCGCCCGCGCCGGCGATCCCGTCGCGGTGGCGTCCTTCGAGCGTGCCGCCCAGGCCCTGGCCGCCGGAATCGCGGCGACCGCGACGCTGGTGGAGATCGACATCGCGGTGATTGGCGGGGGAGTGGGGAAGGCGGGTGACGTCCTGTTCACGCCGCTGCGTGCCGCGTTGCGCGACTACGCAACCTTGTCGTTCGTGCAGCGGCTCACTGTGACGCCTGCGCAGATGGGGACGGATGCGGGGCTTGTGGGTGCGGCGGCCGCTGCGCTCAGCCGTAGGTCGAGCGCCACCACGGCGGTGGTTGGCGGCTGAGCCGCCCCCTGTGGTTCGGGTGGGGATTCGATCCGAGCGTTGTTGTGTGGCGGCCGGTGGGGGCTTGTCGCGCAGTTCCCCGCGCCCCCAGGTGTCTCGGGGCGCGGGGAAGCTGATTGGTCGGCCCCCACCGGCCCGCAGTGGGGTGGGCTGGTGTCAGCAGGTGAGTCGGGTGTCTGCCCAGTCGCCGTGGTCCGAGGTGATTCCGTCTCCGCCGTCCGTGACGACGAGGCGGATGACCTGGGCGCCGCTCACGTCGGCCGAAAGGGCCTGTACTGGCTGGGCGTTGGTGAGGACGCCGGTCGAGGCCACCTTTGTGCCGTCGGCCCAGATCTCGAAGGCGACGGACCCGTCCGTGCCCTCCTCGTCGTCCACACCGACCTTCGCGGTGACGGTCTCGCAGGCCTTGCCCGTGTAGTACTCGACGGTGCTCTCCGCATGGACGCCGAGCCCGGTGGC contains:
- a CDS encoding serine/threonine-protein kinase, producing the protein MSSGENQQPEEKDRPDGPDQPDGIGRLLVGRYRVVAQLGRGGMGVVWRALDEVLGREVAVKELRTYSDAGAPELADLGLRMQREARAAARVRHPGVVAVHDVAEVDGRPLIVMELVDGPSLDDVLRERGTLDAREVAGIGAKVMDALSAAHRAGVLHRDVKPGNILLDRSGRVVLTDFGIATMDDPGDGSATHLTRSGELVGSLDYLAPERAQGHEPGPASDIWALGATLYAAVEGASPFRRTSTWSTLTAIVVEPLPEPQRAGPLGPVLQQLMHKQPESRPDADEASRLLQAVADATTSPDSATTGLRPPAPRPREATERSVPAVPPGFGPPESGGAGFGPAGEHRAEAGSFGGSAPGAPATGHSGFGAPEPAGAAGPGAGAAAFGAAGVGGTGPGASGAGGGQPGPAGPATDGTGASASPSAASGSGPGFPDAGPTAPGAQQAGGHGTPSAVGSSAPPPMAGPGFGPPESMAQPAVPAGLRRHKGRVLLAAAAVTVVLAATGVTVALMNGGDESKSTAGPRASQGGDATPSEGASRGSIDLSDDTKPTEQGDKKESAKPSEKPDRTEDTKPTDKASTPSPEPSNGGTTGGGSDGGTTGGGGESSPAPVCHAIGGGKYNCEVWKTSKSYTAAGAEAGTLNAGTNYFYCQQNLGRRETYGEWTNVWWAKTDDDSGNTNVFVSDVYIKGGDNDAPVPGLPVC
- a CDS encoding LacI family DNA-binding transcriptional regulator, producing the protein MDYRTGQRIVAETARRTESRYGNRPTMKDVAARAGVGLKTVSRVVNGEPGVTPDTERRVQEAIDALGFRRNDSARVLRKGRTASIGLVLEDLADPFYGPLSRAVEEVARAHGALLINGSSAEDPDREQELVLALCARRVDGLVIIPAGDDHRYLEPEIKAGVATVFVDRPAGQIDADVVLSDSFGGARDGVAHLIAHGHRRIGFIGDMPRIHTSAERLRGYRAAMEDAGIPVEDAWMSLGVTDPQRVRKAAEDMLSGPSPVTAIFAGNNRVTVTAVRVIAEGSRPVALVGFDDIELADLLQPGVTVVAQDAAQLGRTAAERLFRQLDGSLVLPERIELPTRLITRGSGELPPSG
- a CDS encoding ROK family protein; the encoded protein is MHTDLVAALDIGGTKIAGALVDGHGRILLRAQRPTPAQEGGETVMAAVDAVLGELTVSPLWSRATAIGIGSAGPVDASAGTVSPVNVPGWRDYPLVERVRAATAGLPVELIGDGVAITAAEHWQGAARGHDNALCMVVSTGVGGGLVLGGQLHPGPTGNAGHIGHISVELNGDRCPCGSRGCVERIASGPNIARRAIEGGWQPGVEGDTSAAAVAAAARAGDPVAVASFERAAQALAAGIAATATLVEIDIAVIGGGVGKAGDVLFTPLRAALRDYATLSFVQRLTVTPAQMGTDAGLVGAAAAALSRRSSATTAVVGG